Proteins from a genomic interval of Synechococcus sp. A15-28:
- the psaC gene encoding photosystem I iron-sulfur center protein PsaC has translation MSHAVKIYDTCIGCTQCVRACPLDVLEMVPWDGCKAGQIASSPRTEDCVGCKRCETACPTDFLSIRVYLGDETTRSMGLAY, from the coding sequence ATGTCCCACGCCGTCAAGATTTACGACACCTGCATCGGCTGCACCCAGTGTGTGCGCGCCTGCCCTCTCGATGTGCTTGAGATGGTGCCCTGGGATGGTTGCAAGGCCGGCCAGATCGCTTCCTCTCCCCGCACCGAGGACTGCGTCGGCTGCAAGCGTTGCGAAACCGCCTGTCCTACTGACTTCCTCAGCATCAGGGTGTATCTGGGTGATGAAACCACCCGCTCCATGGGTCTGGCGTACTGA
- the glmS gene encoding glutamine--fructose-6-phosphate transaminase (isomerizing), translating into MCGIVALIGSQPAAPQLLEGLRQLEYRGYDSAGLATVTAEGQLTCLRAKGKLVNLSQRVEALGAPGQCGIGHTRWATHGKPEEHNAHPHCSADGAVAVVQNGIIENHRQLRDGLEASGVRFQSETDTEVIPHLLSSELNRRLQNGEQPSGSTLLQAVQAVLPQLQGAYALAVIWGQAPGALVVARRAAPLLIGLGEGEFLCASDTPALAGFTRTILPMEDDEVALLSPLGVELYDAAGVRQQRMPTLLTGTDHVADKREFRHFMLKEIHEQPETAALWVSRHLPEGLTASMPVALPFDEAFYAGIERIEILACGTSRHAALVGAHLLEQFAGLPTAVHYASEFRYSPPPLAPNTLTIGVTQSGETADTLAALAMEAKRRNSHADSAYAPRQLGITNRPESSLSRQVPHILDIGAGIEVGVAATKTFMGQLLAFYSLAISFAARRGSRSEAEIQSLVDELRRLPQQLQELVSLHDQRSEALAHRFAETQDVIFLGRGINYPIALEGALKLKEISYIHAEGYPAGEMKHGPIALLDSRVPVVSIAVPGVVFEKVLSNAQEAKARDARLIGVAPQGPDTDLFDELLPVPEVSEWISPLLTVVPMQLLSYHIAAHRGLDVDQPRNLAKSVTVE; encoded by the coding sequence ATGTGCGGAATCGTCGCCCTGATTGGGTCGCAGCCGGCAGCACCGCAGTTGCTTGAAGGTCTTCGGCAGCTGGAGTACCGCGGTTACGACTCGGCTGGTCTGGCGACGGTCACGGCTGAGGGACAGCTCACCTGCCTTCGTGCCAAAGGGAAGCTGGTCAATCTCAGCCAGCGCGTTGAGGCCTTGGGGGCCCCAGGCCAATGCGGCATCGGCCACACCCGCTGGGCCACCCACGGCAAGCCTGAGGAACACAACGCCCACCCCCATTGCAGCGCTGATGGGGCAGTGGCCGTGGTGCAGAACGGCATTATTGAAAACCACCGGCAGCTTCGGGATGGCCTGGAGGCCAGCGGGGTGAGGTTCCAGTCGGAGACGGACACCGAGGTGATCCCTCATCTGCTGTCTTCCGAACTGAATCGACGTTTACAGAACGGCGAGCAGCCCAGTGGATCCACCCTGCTGCAGGCGGTACAGGCTGTGTTGCCCCAGCTGCAGGGGGCCTATGCCCTGGCGGTGATCTGGGGGCAGGCCCCCGGCGCTCTGGTGGTGGCCCGTCGAGCTGCTCCGCTGTTGATCGGTCTGGGTGAGGGCGAATTCCTTTGTGCCAGCGATACGCCGGCCCTGGCTGGATTCACCCGCACGATCCTGCCGATGGAGGACGACGAGGTGGCCCTGTTGTCGCCGTTGGGGGTGGAGCTCTATGACGCTGCGGGTGTGCGTCAGCAGCGGATGCCGACCCTGCTGACGGGGACCGACCACGTGGCGGATAAGAGGGAGTTCCGTCACTTCATGCTCAAGGAGATCCATGAGCAGCCGGAAACGGCGGCGTTGTGGGTGTCTCGCCATCTTCCCGAGGGGCTGACGGCTTCGATGCCCGTGGCCTTGCCGTTTGATGAGGCTTTCTACGCCGGCATCGAGCGGATCGAAATTCTCGCCTGCGGCACCAGTCGCCATGCGGCTTTGGTGGGTGCACATCTGCTCGAGCAATTCGCGGGTCTGCCCACAGCCGTTCACTACGCCAGTGAATTTCGATATTCCCCGCCGCCGCTGGCCCCCAACACCCTCACCATCGGCGTCACCCAGTCCGGTGAGACGGCTGACACCCTGGCGGCTCTGGCGATGGAGGCCAAGCGCCGCAACTCCCACGCTGATTCCGCCTATGCCCCGCGCCAGCTGGGGATCACCAACCGTCCGGAGAGTTCGCTCTCCCGTCAGGTTCCCCACATCCTGGACATCGGTGCCGGAATTGAAGTGGGCGTGGCAGCCACCAAAACCTTCATGGGGCAGTTGCTGGCCTTTTACAGCCTGGCAATCTCCTTCGCGGCACGCCGTGGCAGCCGTTCAGAGGCAGAGATTCAGTCTCTAGTGGATGAACTGCGCAGGCTTCCTCAGCAGCTACAGGAGCTGGTATCGCTCCATGATCAGCGCTCGGAAGCCCTGGCCCATCGCTTCGCCGAAACCCAGGACGTGATCTTTCTGGGTCGGGGAATCAACTACCCGATCGCACTGGAGGGAGCTCTCAAGCTCAAGGAGATCAGTTACATCCATGCCGAGGGGTATCCGGCAGGTGAGATGAAGCATGGTCCGATCGCCCTGCTCGATTCCCGGGTGCCGGTGGTGTCGATCGCTGTACCTGGTGTGGTGTTTGAGAAGGTGCTCAGCAACGCCCAGGAAGCCAAGGCCCGTGACGCTCGGCTGATCGGTGTGGCGCCCCAGGGGCCCGACACCGATCTGTTTGATGAATTGCTGCCGGTGCCGGAGGTCAGCGAGTGGATCAGCCCGCTTCTGACGGTGGTGCCGATGCAGCTGCTGAGCTACCACATCGCAGCTCATCGGGGTCTGGATGTGGACCAACCACGCAATCTGGCTAAGAGTGTGACTGTGGAGTGA
- a CDS encoding mannose-1-phosphate guanylyltransferase/mannose-6-phosphate isomerase: protein MAATPLIPVILCGGTGTRLWPLSRASYPKQYWPLSGDGEATLLQQTQQRLQGLDAIAAPLLICNEDHRFIVAEQMRQIGVEPNAILLEPIGRNTAPAVTVAALQATANGEDPLLLVLAADHLIRDATQFRQAINAGRKPAEAGRLVTFGIVPTAPETGYGYIEASEPFSLRKQAHVPIKRFVEKPDQATAEQFLATGRFTWNSGMFLFRASAMLAELERLAPEVVSCCRAALEQDTADLEFHRLEREALAKCPNVAIDVAVMEKTDLGSVLPLDAGWSDVGSWSALWETSEQKDSQGNVLQGHVIAEGSRDCYLRSEHRLVVGLGVENLVVVETDDAVLIADRSKAQEIKTVVKQLEAAGSPEGKAHRKIYRPWGHYTSVTEGNRWQVKRISVKPGASLSLQMHHHRAEHWVVVKGTALVERDGTEQLVGENQSTYIPMGCKHRLSNPGRIPVELIEVQSGEYLGEDDIVRFKDRYGRSDLSMNAS, encoded by the coding sequence ATGGCCGCTACACCGCTGATTCCAGTGATCCTTTGCGGAGGCACCGGCACACGGCTCTGGCCGCTATCGCGGGCCAGTTACCCCAAGCAGTACTGGCCGTTGAGCGGAGACGGAGAGGCCACGCTGCTCCAGCAGACCCAACAGCGCCTTCAGGGCCTAGACGCCATTGCAGCTCCTCTATTGATCTGCAATGAAGACCACCGCTTCATCGTGGCCGAACAGATGCGCCAGATCGGCGTTGAGCCCAATGCGATTCTGCTGGAACCTATTGGCCGCAACACCGCCCCGGCGGTGACCGTAGCCGCACTGCAGGCCACGGCCAACGGCGAGGACCCGCTGCTGCTGGTGCTGGCAGCGGATCACTTAATCCGCGATGCCACCCAATTCCGCCAGGCGATCAACGCCGGCCGCAAGCCAGCCGAAGCGGGCCGCCTTGTGACCTTCGGCATCGTGCCGACGGCCCCGGAAACCGGCTACGGCTACATCGAAGCCAGCGAACCCTTCTCCCTTAGGAAACAGGCCCATGTGCCGATCAAGCGCTTCGTGGAGAAGCCAGATCAGGCAACAGCGGAGCAGTTCCTGGCCACAGGCCGCTTCACCTGGAACAGCGGCATGTTCCTGTTCCGCGCCAGCGCCATGCTGGCGGAACTGGAGCGACTGGCCCCAGAAGTGGTGAGCTGCTGTCGAGCAGCTCTGGAGCAGGACACGGCTGACCTGGAATTTCATCGGCTGGAGCGGGAGGCCTTGGCAAAGTGCCCCAACGTGGCCATTGACGTGGCCGTGATGGAGAAAACGGATCTGGGCAGTGTGCTGCCGCTGGATGCAGGCTGGAGCGACGTGGGCAGTTGGAGCGCACTCTGGGAAACCTCAGAGCAAAAGGATTCCCAAGGCAATGTGCTGCAGGGCCACGTGATCGCCGAAGGCAGTCGCGATTGCTACCTGCGCAGCGAACACCGCTTAGTGGTAGGGCTAGGGGTTGAAAACCTTGTGGTGGTGGAAACCGACGATGCCGTGTTGATTGCGGATCGCTCCAAGGCCCAGGAGATCAAAACAGTGGTGAAGCAGCTAGAAGCCGCCGGAAGCCCGGAGGGCAAGGCCCACCGCAAGATTTACCGCCCCTGGGGCCATTACACCAGTGTCACCGAAGGAAACCGCTGGCAGGTGAAACGGATCTCGGTGAAACCCGGAGCTAGCCTCTCGCTGCAGATGCACCACCACCGTGCCGAACACTGGGTGGTGGTGAAAGGCACGGCGCTGGTAGAGCGCGATGGTACCGAGCAGCTTGTGGGCGAAAACCAGAGCACTTACATCCCGATGGGTTGCAAACACCGCCTCTCCAACCCCGGCCGGATCCCCGTTGAACTGATCGAAGTGCAGAGCGGCGAATACCTCGGCGAGGACGACATCGTGCGCTTCAAGGACCGCTACGGCCGCAGCGACCTCAGCATGAACGCCAGCTGA
- a CDS encoding 2OG-Fe(II) oxygenase, whose protein sequence is MAIHASELAHTYAANNPFPHLVLRNSWDEALLSRVAAECDAFTNWDEEKSFYGSIGKRTCGTFSKLPKYTAKLVSYCNGSKFLAWLEELTGESGLISDPHLFGGGIHSTINQGFLKMHTDFNWHHRLKLYRRLNLLIYLNKNWQKLWGGELLLARMTEAGLHTEASIAPCFNTMVIFTTTDHSFHGHPQPMLLPEGRARNSIALYYYVSEKPKGTSDIRRTMTDYRRSNGQRYL, encoded by the coding sequence ATGGCCATCCACGCGAGTGAATTGGCACACACCTATGCCGCTAACAATCCCTTTCCTCATCTGGTGCTTCGCAATAGTTGGGATGAAGCGTTGCTTTCCAGAGTCGCAGCGGAATGTGACGCTTTTACTAATTGGGACGAGGAGAAGTCTTTTTATGGGTCGATTGGTAAACGCACCTGCGGGACATTCAGTAAGTTGCCGAAGTATACTGCAAAGCTAGTTTCCTACTGCAATGGTTCGAAATTTCTTGCTTGGCTAGAGGAGTTGACTGGAGAAAGTGGTTTAATTTCGGATCCACATTTGTTTGGTGGAGGCATTCATTCTACGATTAATCAGGGATTTCTCAAAATGCATACGGACTTCAACTGGCACCACCGTTTGAAGTTGTACCGGCGGCTCAATTTACTAATTTATCTCAATAAGAACTGGCAGAAGTTGTGGGGTGGCGAATTGCTGTTAGCTCGAATGACGGAAGCCGGTTTGCATACAGAAGCGTCCATTGCACCATGCTTTAACACAATGGTGATTTTTACCACAACTGACCATAGCTTTCATGGCCACCCACAACCTATGCTTCTCCCAGAAGGTAGGGCTCGTAATTCAATTGCCCTCTATTACTACGTCTCCGAGAAGCCTAAAGGCACCTCGGACATTCGACGAACAATGACGGATTATCGTCGTTCAAATGGTCAGCGTTATTTATAA
- a CDS encoding FkbM family methyltransferase has protein sequence MSRPYIKSFDLALDIGCRFGEFTYFSQKDFSHTFCFDPVVYEDFCTNADLSKSTHYKCALGNEFETIKMYGGCHHNSLDDGKQRTFLKSTKHYAQSVPLDSFLLTTKYSNIGLIKIDVEGFEFNVLRGGWNTIINKNPVIIIEQNSIRLNNQDNNAALNFLLKKGYSIKGTSRNSANVITDYVLACDLT, from the coding sequence ATGAGTAGACCTTATATAAAATCTTTCGACCTGGCACTTGATATAGGTTGCAGATTTGGAGAGTTTACTTATTTTTCTCAAAAGGATTTTTCGCATACTTTCTGTTTTGACCCAGTCGTTTATGAGGATTTTTGTACTAATGCAGACTTATCAAAATCAACACACTACAAATGCGCGCTCGGGAACGAATTTGAAACAATAAAAATGTATGGAGGATGTCATCATAATAGCCTCGATGATGGAAAACAAAGAACCTTTTTAAAATCAACCAAACACTACGCGCAAAGTGTACCTCTTGATAGTTTTTTATTGACAACAAAATATTCAAATATAGGTCTAATTAAAATTGACGTCGAAGGATTTGAATTTAATGTTTTACGCGGAGGATGGAATACTATAATAAACAAAAATCCTGTTATAATTATTGAGCAAAACTCAATAAGGCTTAATAATCAAGATAATAATGCTGCGTTAAACTTTTTATTGAAAAAAGGATACTCAATCAAAGGAACTTCCCGAAACAGCGCAAATGTGATTACTGACTATGTATTAGCTTGTGATTTAACATGA
- a CDS encoding tetratricopeptide repeat-containing glycosyltransferase family protein: MTHSLSDSRFRSELKKAVRFLKDGNLHEAEVILRELASTYSQNIGVIGNLACIYIELAKYKNAIRLLEHALALNPNSPKLNYNIGLALLCSKQYRQAIHYLQRARNFSPQNADVLNNLGLAFQKNNQLKESIHCFRDSLEVRASNSEAHNNLGVSWLILGEYSKAFASFKTALKFDKLSVQSWSNLGIALKYQGKFQYSIYALRHALKLFPHSHELHYNYALSLFSAGNYREAWQHFAWRDELIERPDLMQKTFFHYDKLIPSDSSICIFSEQGLGDTLQFSRYFLLASKTFSEISFCIPPKLSSLLKYSGFPRLVHNTNTLPSSFYTYKLLDLPSYYGASPSNAIISSKYLKTPHHLVDKWRSKFAKAGIVNPIIGINWSGNRLDLRKKGRDFPAQNLIEHCSLIGLHLVFLQRVQDEDFTRYRPLPSQPELKLIQEEIYRLADSDCPDDFLEYASVVCSCDLIITSATTLCHLAGGLGVPTWTLLQKVPDWRWGAEEYQTGWYESMRLFRQRSDGDWASVIEDIKLELSIKYFLGIGV, encoded by the coding sequence ATGACTCACTCACTTTCAGACAGTCGATTTAGAAGTGAACTAAAAAAAGCTGTTCGGTTCCTAAAAGATGGAAATTTGCATGAAGCTGAAGTGATTCTTCGTGAATTGGCTAGTACGTATAGTCAAAATATTGGTGTTATTGGTAATTTGGCTTGTATTTATATTGAGCTTGCTAAATATAAAAATGCAATCAGGCTTCTAGAGCATGCTCTAGCATTAAATCCAAATTCTCCAAAGCTAAATTACAATATTGGACTTGCTTTACTTTGCTCTAAGCAATACAGACAAGCAATACATTATTTGCAGAGGGCTAGGAATTTTTCCCCACAAAATGCCGACGTTTTGAATAATCTTGGGTTGGCTTTTCAGAAGAATAATCAACTAAAAGAATCTATTCATTGCTTTAGAGATTCTCTCGAAGTTCGAGCAAGCAATTCTGAAGCACATAATAACTTAGGGGTTTCGTGGTTGATTCTTGGTGAATATAGTAAGGCTTTTGCATCATTTAAGACTGCTCTGAAATTCGATAAACTCTCTGTTCAGTCTTGGTCTAACCTTGGTATCGCTTTGAAGTATCAGGGTAAATTTCAATATTCAATATATGCTTTACGTCATGCTTTGAAATTATTTCCTCATTCACATGAACTGCATTATAATTATGCACTATCACTATTTAGTGCTGGTAATTATAGGGAAGCTTGGCAGCATTTTGCTTGGAGGGACGAATTAATTGAAAGGCCTGATTTGATGCAAAAGACCTTTTTTCATTATGATAAATTAATTCCTTCTGATTCCTCTATATGCATCTTTTCTGAGCAAGGGCTTGGTGATACCCTTCAATTCTCACGCTACTTTTTGCTCGCATCAAAAACGTTTAGTGAGATATCCTTTTGTATACCACCTAAGCTTTCATCTCTACTAAAATATTCTGGATTTCCTAGATTGGTTCACAATACTAATACGTTGCCATCTTCTTTCTATACATATAAATTATTAGACTTGCCTTCATATTATGGGGCTTCTCCATCAAATGCAATTATTTCTTCGAAATACCTAAAAACTCCTCATCATCTTGTGGATAAGTGGAGATCAAAATTTGCAAAAGCTGGAATTGTTAACCCTATTATTGGCATAAATTGGTCTGGCAATAGACTAGATCTTCGTAAAAAGGGTCGCGATTTTCCAGCCCAAAATCTTATTGAACATTGCAGTTTGATTGGCCTGCATTTAGTATTTCTTCAACGTGTTCAAGATGAGGATTTTACAAGGTATAGACCACTTCCTTCTCAGCCTGAGCTCAAATTAATTCAAGAGGAAATTTATCGTTTAGCTGATTCAGACTGTCCAGACGATTTTCTAGAATATGCATCAGTTGTATGTAGTTGCGATTTGATTATAACTTCTGCTACTACCTTATGTCATCTAGCAGGTGGATTAGGAGTGCCTACTTGGACCTTACTGCAGAAAGTTCCCGATTGGCGCTGGGGGGCTGAAGAATATCAAACAGGCTGGTATGAATCTATGCGTTTATTTCGTCAAAGATCTGATGGGGATTGGGCAAGTGTAATTGAGGACATTAAGCTTGAACTAAGTATCAAGTATTTTCTTGGTATTGGTGTTTAA
- a CDS encoding glycosyl transferase family 90, with protein sequence MNIFEIPQDIAKTPSQIIYENIGKKLAKNILIEDYCLGLPINCEETLGHSMLALAFQKKTSGNYNLNIINIPKRGLCKSRKNIYINKLTMHNRGEWILCAYRKAIAEFLKREDLENCLIPINTNDHCSWSPALTSDISHNSGGDQNFLIPTEYDARLLIAYKELNSELFEYMTNPSNIGRMRVIHKKIWREKKSILFWRGGANGPNIYRSAGGMKANLRTHLCLIHQGKKNIDMKITRNTHNIENISGKIHKITAKEISNKEFFGYKYFPDIKGSVRAWGTIFRHLQGSLVLREEDNENLLCIDMYMKPWRDYIPVKKDFSNIEDIVEWCSRNDQQSMEIAFNGYLKSIQYMKDSESTFSNAVSKIYHEFGNESITHLPSGKRYSGIQKIISFSSYPGMTGISK encoded by the coding sequence ATGAACATTTTCGAAATACCTCAGGATATAGCAAAAACGCCATCTCAGATTATTTATGAAAATATCGGGAAAAAGTTGGCCAAAAATATATTAATTGAAGACTATTGCTTAGGACTTCCAATTAATTGCGAAGAAACACTAGGCCATTCGATGCTTGCCTTAGCATTCCAAAAAAAAACCTCCGGAAATTACAACCTCAATATAATCAATATACCAAAAAGAGGACTTTGCAAAAGCAGAAAAAATATCTATATCAATAAACTAACAATGCACAATCGAGGCGAGTGGATTCTTTGCGCGTACAGGAAAGCGATCGCAGAGTTTTTAAAAAGAGAAGACTTAGAAAATTGCCTGATACCAATAAATACAAATGATCACTGCTCTTGGAGTCCAGCACTAACATCAGACATCTCACATAACTCAGGCGGCGATCAAAATTTTCTCATACCCACAGAATACGACGCAAGACTTCTAATAGCATACAAAGAACTTAACAGTGAACTTTTCGAATATATGACTAATCCCTCTAATATCGGTAGAATGCGAGTAATTCATAAAAAAATCTGGAGGGAAAAGAAAAGCATACTTTTTTGGAGAGGAGGCGCAAACGGCCCCAACATATACAGAAGCGCAGGCGGAATGAAAGCTAACTTAAGAACACATTTATGCCTCATACATCAAGGCAAAAAGAATATTGACATGAAAATAACACGAAATACCCACAATATCGAAAATATCTCGGGCAAAATACATAAAATCACTGCAAAAGAAATAAGCAATAAGGAGTTCTTTGGCTATAAATATTTCCCTGACATCAAAGGATCTGTAAGGGCATGGGGAACTATTTTTCGGCATTTACAAGGCAGCCTAGTATTAAGAGAAGAAGATAATGAAAATCTCCTATGCATTGATATGTATATGAAACCCTGGCGAGATTATATACCAGTCAAAAAAGATTTCTCAAATATAGAAGATATAGTAGAATGGTGCAGTAGAAATGACCAGCAATCTATGGAAATTGCTTTTAATGGATACTTAAAATCAATTCAATACATGAAAGACTCTGAATCAACTTTTTCCAATGCGGTTAGCAAGATTTATCATGAATTCGGAAACGAATCAATTACTCACTTGCCGAGCGGAAAGAGATACAGTGGAATTCAAAAGATTATTAGCTTTAGTTCATATCCAGGAATGACTGGGATTAGCAAATGA
- the rimM gene encoding ribosome maturation factor RimM (Essential for efficient processing of 16S rRNA) yields the protein MTESNEWLSVGKIVGVQGLQGELRVNPASDFPERFTEPGPRWLRSRTGAAPTEIQLKKGRQLPGKSLFVVRLEGIDSRSAAETLVGHELLVSEDDRPELEEGEFHLLDLLGLEARLTANGPAVGTVSDLISGGNDLLEITTSGGRKLLIPFVEAIVPEVRQEEGWILLTPPRGLLDL from the coding sequence ATGACGGAGAGCAATGAATGGCTAAGCGTCGGCAAGATCGTGGGGGTCCAAGGGCTGCAAGGGGAACTTCGGGTCAATCCCGCCAGTGATTTCCCCGAGCGATTCACGGAGCCGGGACCCCGCTGGCTGCGCAGTCGTACGGGGGCTGCGCCGACGGAGATCCAACTCAAGAAGGGCCGGCAACTACCCGGCAAGTCGCTGTTTGTGGTGCGGCTTGAAGGAATTGACAGCCGCAGCGCCGCCGAAACCCTTGTGGGCCATGAACTGCTGGTGTCAGAGGATGACCGTCCCGAATTGGAAGAGGGGGAATTTCACCTGCTCGATCTACTGGGCCTGGAGGCACGGCTCACGGCTAATGGACCTGCAGTTGGCACCGTGAGCGATTTGATCAGCGGCGGCAACGACCTGCTGGAAATCACCACATCGGGGGGCCGCAAGCTGCTGATTCCTTTTGTGGAGGCAATCGTGCCAGAGGTGCGACAAGAAGAGGGATGGATTCTGCTTACGCCACCACGTGGGCTACTAGATCTTTAA
- a CDS encoding NAD(P)H dehydrogenase subunit NdhS has product MAPATAPILPGSTVNVSDVNSIYNGYTGFVQRISGDRAAVLFEGGNWDKLVTLRLKDLQLA; this is encoded by the coding sequence ATGGCGCCTGCAACCGCTCCGATCCTCCCCGGCTCCACCGTTAACGTCTCGGATGTCAACTCGATCTACAACGGTTACACCGGCTTCGTGCAGCGAATCAGCGGCGACCGTGCGGCAGTTTTGTTTGAAGGCGGCAACTGGGACAAATTGGTGACCCTGCGGCTGAAGGACCTCCAGCTGGCCTGA
- a CDS encoding ion transporter: MDKDRSLRQRLQATVLEASTVAGKTYNVAIFGAILLSVLALLLEPDPLGNSALRQTNVPWIDLVQNVCLAVFAADFVLHLALVERPRRYLFSFTGLIDASAVLFFFVPQVRSELLLWVFKFGRILRVFKLLKFIDEARVLGQALRGSARTICVYLFFVFLLQVVLGYFIFVIESSNPESQFQTVSNGVYWAIVTMTTVGYGDLVPQTALGRLLASIVMMLGFGIIAIPTGLLTVSGVRHQKKQRGPICSSCGRQGHRDDALHCDQCGASLPARV; the protein is encoded by the coding sequence ATGGACAAGGACCGAAGCCTGCGACAACGGCTCCAGGCCACGGTGCTGGAAGCCAGCACCGTGGCGGGCAAGACCTACAACGTTGCCATTTTCGGGGCGATTCTGCTGAGTGTTCTGGCTCTGCTGCTGGAACCCGACCCCCTGGGCAATTCAGCCCTGCGCCAAACCAATGTGCCCTGGATCGATCTGGTTCAGAACGTTTGCTTGGCGGTGTTTGCAGCGGATTTCGTCCTTCATCTGGCCTTGGTGGAGAGGCCTCGCCGTTACCTGTTCAGCTTCACCGGACTGATTGACGCCTCGGCGGTGCTCTTTTTCTTCGTGCCCCAGGTGCGCAGCGAGTTGTTGCTGTGGGTGTTCAAGTTCGGCCGCATCCTGCGGGTGTTCAAGCTGCTGAAGTTCATTGATGAAGCTCGGGTGCTCGGTCAAGCTCTGCGGGGCAGTGCGCGCACCATCTGCGTCTATCTGTTTTTCGTCTTTCTGCTGCAGGTGGTGCTGGGGTACTTCATCTTCGTGATCGAGAGCTCAAACCCTGAGTCCCAGTTCCAGACGGTGTCCAACGGGGTGTATTGGGCCATCGTCACGATGACGACCGTTGGCTACGGCGATCTTGTCCCTCAGACGGCTCTGGGGCGTTTGCTGGCCTCCATCGTGATGATGCTCGGCTTCGGAATCATTGCGATCCCCACGGGGTTGCTCACGGTGTCGGGCGTCCGTCACCAGAAGAAGCAGCGGGGACCAATCTGCTCCAGCTGCGGCCGCCAGGGTCATCGCGATGATGCGCTCCATTGCGATCAATGCGGGGCGTCCCTCCCCGCCAGGGTCTGA
- the rnc gene encoding ribonuclease III, translated as MDQARRDSLQSLIRRLGLVEAVDHPTLLIELERAMTHVSSGRADHNERLEFLGDAVLRLAATLYLDQHYPELTVGESSSLRAQLVSDRWLAELGDQIQIESCLILGPKALGDAAARETIRADATEALIGAIYSSSGSLEPIIDWLAPHWQATTAAVLEAPHRFNGKTALQEWSQGQGLGLPDYRTEERSRRHGDPQRFHSRVHVADQVLAEGHGGSRKEAEQNAAAAAIQTLAGRDAPH; from the coding sequence GTGGACCAAGCGCGTCGCGACTCACTGCAGAGCCTGATCAGGCGACTGGGCCTTGTTGAGGCCGTGGATCACCCGACCCTCCTGATCGAGCTGGAACGCGCCATGACCCATGTCTCGAGTGGACGGGCCGACCACAACGAGCGGCTTGAGTTTCTAGGGGATGCCGTGCTGCGGCTAGCGGCAACGCTGTATCTCGATCAGCACTATCCCGAACTGACGGTGGGCGAAAGCTCCAGCCTTCGCGCGCAACTGGTGAGTGACCGCTGGCTGGCCGAGCTGGGGGATCAGATTCAAATCGAATCCTGCCTGATCCTTGGTCCGAAAGCGCTGGGTGATGCCGCGGCTCGTGAGACGATTCGCGCCGATGCCACCGAAGCACTGATCGGGGCGATCTACAGCTCCAGCGGCAGCCTGGAGCCGATCATTGACTGGCTCGCTCCCCACTGGCAAGCCACCACTGCGGCGGTGCTGGAGGCCCCCCATCGCTTCAATGGCAAAACCGCCCTGCAGGAATGGAGCCAGGGTCAGGGGCTGGGCTTGCCGGACTACCGCACCGAAGAACGGAGTCGACGGCATGGCGATCCGCAGCGATTCCACAGCAGAGTGCACGTCGCGGACCAGGTGTTGGCCGAAGGCCACGGGGGCTCGCGCAAGGAGGCCGAGCAAAATGCTGCAGCAGCAGCGATTCAGACCCTGGCGGGGAGGGACGCCCCGCATTGA